From a region of the Helianthus annuus cultivar XRQ/B chromosome 5, HanXRQr2.0-SUNRISE, whole genome shotgun sequence genome:
- the LOC110942064 gene encoding probable galacturonosyltransferase 9, whose protein sequence is MAVVARTGRGGAGGGSSALRSFFSYRIFVSAMFTLLFFATASVLFSSHPAHFSDNSEIETTGNAYMHRTFLALKSDPLKTRLELIHKQASDHIMLVNAYASYARKLKLEISKQLKMFDEMAQNFSELGVKPTYRTALYESNGPVDEEVLRQFEKEVKDKIKVARLMIAENKESYDNQLKIQKLKDTIFAVNELLVKAKKSGAFASLIAAKSTPKSLHCLAMRLMGERIANPEKYRDEKPRPEFEDPSLYHYAIFSDNVIAVSVVVNSTVQNAEEPSKHVFHIVTDKMNLAAMKVWFKMRPVKRGAFVEVKAVEEFTFLNSSYVPILRQLESANLQKDYLDNKLDNETTDEKNMKSSGDTKHLSMLNYLMFYLPEMYPKLHRILFLDDDVVVKKDLTALWKIDLDGKVNGAVETCFGSFHRYAHYLNFSHPLIKDKFNPKACAYAFGMNIFDLDAWRRERLTDQYHYWQDLNEDQNLWKSGRLPPGLMTFYSTTKSLDKTWHVLGLGYNPSISMDEIKKAAVIHYNGNMKPWLDIAMNQFKNLWTVHVDADMEFVQLCNFGL, encoded by the exons ATGGCGGTCGTCGCACGTACCGGCAGAGGCGGTGCCGGTGGTGGTTCCTCCGCCTTACGCAGCTTCTTTTCCTACCGGATCTTCGTTTCAGCTATGTTTACTCTTCTTTTCTTCGCTACTGCCTCCGTTCTCTTCTCCTCTCACCCTGCGCATTTCTCCGATAACTCT GAAATTGAAACTACTGGGAATGCATACATGCACAGAACATTTCTTGCTCTGAAATCTGATCCGTTGAAGACTAGATTGGAATTGATACATAAGCAAGCAAGTGATCATATTATGCTTGTGAATGCATACGCTTCTTACGCACGAAAGCTTAAGCTCGAGATATCAAAGCAGCTTAAGATGTTCGACGAGATGGCACAAAACTTTTCAGAGTTAGGTGTGAAACCAACGTATCGAACCGCATTGTATGAGTCTAACGGGCCTGTAGATGAAGAAGTGTTGAGACAGTTTGAAAAGGAGGTTAAGGACAAGATTAAGGTTGCCAGATTAATGATTGCGGAAAACAAGGAATCTTACGACAATCAGCTGAAAATTCAGAAGTTAAAAGACACAATATTTGCTGTTAATGAGTTGCTAGTTAAAGCTAAGAAGAGCGGTGCGTTTGCTAGCTTAATCGCTGCTAAATCAACCCCGAAAAGTTTGCATTGTCTTGCAATGCGTTTAATGGGAGAACGTATTGCAAATCCTGAAAAATATAGAGATGAGAAACCTAGACCGGAATTCGAGGACCCTTCTTTGTACCATTATGCGATATTTTCCGATAATGTGATTGCGGTTTCTGTTGTGGTGAATTCGACTGTACAAAACGCTGAAGAGCCATCAAAACATGTTTTTCACATTGTTACGGATAAAATGAATCTTGCTGCAATGAAAGTTTGGTTTAAAATGAGGCCCGTTAAACGAGGTGCTTTTGTTGAGGTGAAAGCAGTGGAAGAGTTTACTTTCTTGAATTCTTCATACGTTCCGATACTCAGACAACTCGAGTCGGCAAATTTACAAAAGGATTACTTGGACAACAAGTTAGATAACGAAACCACCGACGAGAAAAACATGAAGTCATCTGGGGACACAAAGCATTTGTCGATGTTGAATTATCTTATGTTTTACTTGCCGGAAATGTATCCGAAGCTACACCGGATATTGTTCTTAGATGATGATGTTGTTGTTAAGAAAGATTTGACCGCATTGTGGAAAATTGACTTGGATGGAAAGGTCAACGGGGCGGTTGAGACATGTTTTGGATCGTTTCATCGTTACGCTCATTATTTGAACTTTTCACACCCCTTGATTAAGGATAAGTTTAATCCTAAAGCTTGTGCTTATGCTTTTGGTATGAATATATTTGATCTTGATGCGTGGAGACGTGAGAGATTAACCGATCAGTATCATTACTGGCAGGATCTG AACGAGGACCAGAATCTGTGGAAATCGGGAAGACTGCCACCTGGACTGATGACATTCTATTCAACGACAAAATCACTGGACAAAACATGGCATGTTCTTGGACTAGGGTACAACCCAAGTATAAGCATGGACGAGATTAAAAAAGCTGCTGTCATTCATTATAACGGGAATATGAAACCATGGCTCGATATCGCTATGAACCAATTCAAGAATCTATGGACTGTCCATGTTGATGCTGACATGGAATTCGTGCAATTGTGCAACTTTGGTCTATAA